From one Culex quinquefasciatus strain JHB chromosome 3, VPISU_Cqui_1.0_pri_paternal, whole genome shotgun sequence genomic stretch:
- the LOC119769933 gene encoding uncharacterized protein LOC119769933 isoform X2, with the protein MARFSIYAEKHLRSTYNNCYRVVVLEKTVPSKNLLKVRLIVWQRGLPRIRIRIKNAAEIDCRELVQIVQPPAFLLGMLGEADDKFDEVGIIPIISSRTDQCRGEIGDLDKSIVRITFVHTQPAGLLDDKQNPRPGFDCR; encoded by the exons ATGGCGAGATTTAGCATCTACGCGGAAAAGCATCTACGCAGCACCTACAATAACTGCTACCGGGTTGTGGTGCTGGAAAAG ACCGTCCCGTCGAAGAATTTGCTCAAGGTCCGCCTGATTGTATGGCAACGAGGCCTGCCTCGGATCCGGATTCGGATAAAGAACGCAGCGGAAATTGATTGCCGTGAGCTGGTGCAAATCGTTCAGCCACCGGCTTTCTTGTTGGGCATGCTGGGTGAAGCGGATGACAAGTTCGACGAGGTTGGAATTATTCCGATTATCTCGTCACGCACTGATCAGTGCCGTGGTGAGATTGGAGATCTG GACAAAAGCATCGTCCGAATTACGTTCGTTCATACGCAACCTGCCGGTCTACTCGATGACAAGCAAAATCCACGACCTGGATTCGACTGCCGGTAA
- the LOC119769933 gene encoding uncharacterized protein LOC119769933 isoform X1, translating to MARFSIYAEKHLRSTYNNCYRVVVLEKTVPSKNLLKVRLIVWQRGLPRIRIRIKNAAEIDCRELVQIVQPPAFLLGMLGEADDKFDEVGIIPIISSRTDQCRGEIGDLVCIDTSDDGSSLGLIDVNYWPHIPQDKSIVRITFVHTQPAGLLDDKQNPRPGFDCR from the exons ATGGCGAGATTTAGCATCTACGCGGAAAAGCATCTACGCAGCACCTACAATAACTGCTACCGGGTTGTGGTGCTGGAAAAG ACCGTCCCGTCGAAGAATTTGCTCAAGGTCCGCCTGATTGTATGGCAACGAGGCCTGCCTCGGATCCGGATTCGGATAAAGAACGCAGCGGAAATTGATTGCCGTGAGCTGGTGCAAATCGTTCAGCCACCGGCTTTCTTGTTGGGCATGCTGGGTGAAGCGGATGACAAGTTCGACGAGGTTGGAATTATTCCGATTATCTCGTCACGCACTGATCAGTGCCGTGGTGAGATTGGAGATCTGGTTTGTATCGATACCTCGGACGACGGTTCGTCCCTAGGGTTGATTGACGTTAACTACTGGCCGCATATCCCGCAGGACAAAAGCATCGTCCGAATTACGTTCGTTCATACGCAACCTGCCGGTCTACTCGATGACAAGCAAAATCCACGACCTGGATTCGACTGCCGGTAA